In the Brassica napus cultivar Da-Ae chromosome A7, Da-Ae, whole genome shotgun sequence genome, one interval contains:
- the LOC106454192 gene encoding F-box/kelch-repeat protein At1g67480 codes for MQAFVSGKKRVVVSNGMCFSKDNLDLGSENYRDVPLIPGLSDDVAKMCLALVPRASFPSMGRVCKKWRYVVKSKEFITVRRLAGMLEEWLYVLTTNAGGKESHWEVMDCQGRKLSSLPPMPGPAKTGFKVVVVDGKLLVVAGCALINGSLVASSDVYQFDTCLNSWSRLEDLKEARYDFACAEVNGLVYVVGGHGVDGESLSSAEVYDPETGIWTFIESLRRPRWGCFASGFNGKLYVMGGRSNFTIGNSKLVDVYNTQCGSWSGNKNGLTMVTAHVEVGKKLFCIDWKNQRKMSVFNAEDETWEVVALPLSGSSRAGFQFGKLNGKLLLFSSQEEAGRSTLMYDPDAAPGKQWMTSEIKLSGPCVCSVTITA; via the exons ATGCAAGCTTTTGTAAGTGGGAAGAAAAGGGTTGTAGTAAGTAACGGCATGTGTTTCTCCAAAGACAATCTTGATCTTGGTTCTGAGAATTACCGGGACGTCCCTTTAATCCCGGGATTGTCTGATGACGTGGCAAAGATGTGTCTGGCGCTGGTTCCGCGTGCTAGCTTCCCTTCCATGGGACGTGTCTGTAAGAAATGGAGGTATGTTGTGAAGAGCAAAGAGTTTATTACTGTGAGAAGACTTGCCGGTATGCTTGAGGAGTGGCTCTATGTCTTAACAACGAATGCTGGAGGGAAAGAGAGCCACTGGGAGGTAATGGACTGTCAGGGACGTAAACTATCATCTCTTCCACCTATGCCCGGTCCTGCCAAAACAGGGTTTAAGGTGGTTGTGGTTGATGGGAAGCTCCTTGTTGTTGCTGGTTGTGCTTTGATCAACGGTTCTCTTGTTGCATCTTCTGATGTTTATCAGTTTGATACTTGCCTCAACAG CTGGAGCAGACTAGAAGACTTGAAGGAAGCACGCTATGACTTTGCTTGCGCTGAGGTGAATGGGCTTGTTTATGTGGTGGGAGGTCACGGTGTTGACGGAGAGAGTCTGTCGAGTGCAGAGGTGTATGATCCAGAGACTGGTATATGGACTTTCATAGAGTCTCTGAGGCGTCCGAGGTGGGGATGTTTCGCTAGCGGCTTCAACGGGAAGCTCTACGTGATGGGTGGGAGATCTAACTTTACCATTGGTAACTCTAAACTTGTTGATGTGTATAACACTCAGTGTGGCTCCTGGTCTGGCAACAAAAACGGTTTAACT ATGGTGACAGCTCATGTTGAAGTAGGAAAGAAGCTGTTCTGTATTGATTGGAAGAACCAGAGGAAGATGTCAGTGTTCAATGCAGAAGATGAAACTTGGGAAGTGGTGGCTCTTCCGCTTTCAGGAAGCTCCAGGGCCGGGTTCCAGTTTGGTAAGCTGAATGGGAAGCTTCTGCTTTTCTCATCTCAGGAAGAAGCTGGTCGCAGCACATTAATGTATGATCCGGATGCTGCACCAGGCAAGCAGTGGATGACATCTGAGATAaaactgtctggtccgtgcgtaTGTAGCGTAACAATCACAGCCTGA
- the LOC106365296 gene encoding uncharacterized protein LOC106365296, with amino-acid sequence MDDDYSHLLYACLLCDFFVHKRCIDLPYVIKVSRHNHRLAFTPSNPFKKSADCGVCYQKIDINYGEYSCVKGCVYAMHSRCALRHDVSDGKELEREPEETYENTKLFENKGDGVILHQSHPCHLMKLEKQFHDENKHCQACMLPFYDDGNVYHCMQSCDFTLHESCAYLPRMKQFMLHVHPLILELAYTTSCFMCRKCDRNSCGFAYVCPIEGCDWKLDTLCASICEPFNHYSHPHPLFITCGEYTSIPCYICRYRQEQPLDCVECGFVLCFRCATLPHKLRYKHDEHLLVFSYKEYADDDELYWCEICEKDIFPHEEGLYACNECEVTLHVDCLLGRDPYMKSGQTVVTSDKETIHYLPNTHPTRPICKTCGRHCPYKIKIKTSGGDLFCSYTCYEE; translated from the coding sequence ATGGATGATGATTATTCTCACTTATTATACGCATGTCTCCTATGTGATTTCTTTGTTCATAAAAGGTGTATCGACTTACCATATGTTATAAAGGTATCTCGTCATAATCACCGTCTCGCTTTTACTCCTAGTAACCCTTTCAAGAAGTCGGCTGATTGTGGAGTTTGTTATCAAAAGATAGACATAAACTACGGAGAATATTCTTGTGTGAAAGGATGCGTTTATGCAATGCACTCTAGATGTGCACTACGACATGACGTGTCCGACGGGAAAGAACTTGAAAGAGAGCCTGAAGAAACATATGAAAATACTAAATTGTTTGAAAATAAAGGTGATGGAGTTATACTGCATCAGAGCCATCCTTGTCATCTaatgaaacttgaaaaacagTTCCATGATGAAAACAAGCATTGTCAAGCGTGCATGCTTCCGTTCTATGATGATGGCAATGTGTATCATTGTATGCAATCCTGTGATTTCACTTTACATGAATCATGTGCATATCTTCCCCGGATGAAACAATTTATGCTACATGTTCATCCATTGATCCTAGAGCTCGCGTATACCACAAGTTGCTTCATGTGTAGGAAATGTGACCGTAACTCATGCGGTTTCGCGTATGTGTGTCCGATCGAGGGATGTGATTGGAAGCTAGACACGCTGTGTGCTTCTATTTGTGAGCCGTTTAATCATTACTCTCATCCACATCCCTTGTTCATAACTTGTGGTGAATACACAAGCATACCGTGTTATATTTGTCGATACCGACAGGAACAACCTTTAGATTGTGTTGAATGCGGTTTTGTTCTGTGCTTTCGTTGTGCCACTCTTCCACATAAATTAAGGTACAAGCATGATGAGCATTTGCTCGTTTTTTCGTACAAAGAATATGCAGATGATGATGAACTTTACTGGTGCGAAATATGCGAAAAAGATATATTTCCACATGAGGAAGGATTATATGCATGCAACGAGTGTGAAGTCACCCTCCACGTCGACTGTCTATTGGGAAGGGATCCGTATATGAAATCCGGACAAACTGTTGTTACATCTGACAAGGAAACGATTCATTATCTTCCAAACACTCATCCAACTCGACCTATATGCAAAACTTGCGGAAGGCATTGTCCTTACAAAATAAAGATAAAGACATCTGGTGGAGACCTATTCTGTTCTTATACTTGTTATGAAGAATAA
- the LOC106454207 gene encoding uncharacterized protein LOC106454207 codes for MTSLLWLTAEEAAKNRGKVLSLYRQLLRSVNSPKLQLSYASRLAKKAEIKTIFLFGSEEISKHNVADLIRTGEYALSQLKQGKIPNNTTQY; via the coding sequence ATGACGAGCCTGCTATGGTTAACAGCAGAAGAGGCTGCAAAGAACAGAGGCAAAGTTCTTTCCTTGTACCGCCAGTTACTAAGGAGCGTGAACTCACCGAAACTGCAGCTTAGTTACGCTTCAAGACTCGCCAAGAAAGCTGAGATTAAGACCATCTTCTTGTTTGGCTCCGAAGAGATTTCCAAACACAACGTCGCCGATCTCATCCGTACCGGTGAATATGCTCTTTCTCAGTTGAAACAAGGCAAGATCCCAAACAACACTACTCAGTATTGA
- the LOC125576286 gene encoding receptor protein kinase-like protein ZAR1, whose product MIILSLLLHLLINSSPSLSLSPDGLALLSLKSAVDQSSSSSSAFSDWNDNDSDPCRWTGISCTNISSSSGLRVVGISLAGKHLRGYIPSELGSLIYLRRLNLHDNELSGSIPTQLFNATALHSLFLYGNNLSGALPPSICTLPRLQNLDFSRNSLSGALSPDLGDCKQLQRLILAANKFSGEIPGEIWPELKNLAQLDLSSNEFTGSIPKELGELKSISGTVNLSFNHLTGEIPKSLGNLPVTVSLDLRNNNLTGEIPQTGSFSNQGPTAFLNNPKLCGFPLQKPCKNGEKTSPESKKSPENNTDSRKGLSTGLIVLISVADAASVALIGLVIVYLYWKKKDSEGGCSCTGNEKLGGGTEKGKTCCCVGGFPKEEDSEAEDNERGGEGRGEGELVAIDKGFSFELDELLRASAYVLGKSGLGIVYKVVLGNGAPVAVRRLGEGGEQRYKEFVTEVQAMGKVKHPNVVKLRAYYWAPDEKLLISDFVNNGSLADALRGRNSQPSPSLTWSTRLKIAKGAARGLAYLHECSPRKLIHGDVKPSNILLDSSFTPYISDFGLTRLITITAPSGEPSSSSGTGGFLGGALPYTSIKPSDRSNGYKAPEARLPGSKPAQKWDVYSFGVVLMEILTGKSPDSSPLSSSSSSTGVAEVTDLVKWVRKGFEEETPLSDMVDPMLLQEVHAKQQVLSVFHLALACTESDPEVRPRMKNVSENIDRI is encoded by the exons atgatcattctctctcttctcctccaCCTTCTCATCAACTcctctccctccctctctctctcccccgACGGCCTCGCCTTACTCTCCCTCAAATCCGCCGTCGACcagtcctcctcctcctcctccgcttTCTCCGACTGGAACGACAACGACTCCGATCCTTGCCGCTGGACCGGAATCTCCTGTACCAACATATCCTCCTCCTCCGGCCTGCGCGTCGTCGGAATCTCCCTCGCCGGAAAACACCTCCGCGGCTACATCCCCTCGGAGCTCGGGTCCTTAATCTACCTCCGCCGTCTCAACCTCCACGACAACGAGCTCTCCGGCTCGATCCCGACTCAGCTCTTCAACGCCACCGCGCTTCACAGCCTCTTCCTATACGGAAACAACCTCTCCGGCGCTCTACCGCCGTCGATCTGCACCCTCCCGAGGCTTCAGAACCTCGATTTCTCTCGAAATTCCCTCTCCGGAGCTCTCTCTCCCGATCTCGGTGACTGTAAACAGCTCCAGAGACTGATCCTCGCCGCTAACAAATTCTCCGGCGAAATTCCGGGAGAAATCTGGCCGGAGCTGAAGAATCTCGCTCAGCTTGATCTCTCTTCGAACGAATTCACCGGTTCGATCCCTAAAGAGCTCGGAGAGCTCAAATCGATTTCCGGTACAGTTAATCTCTCGTTTAACCACTTAACCGGAGAGATTCCTAAATCACTAGGGAACCTACCGGTCACCGTCTCTCTCGATCTCAGGAACAATAACTTAACCGGAGAAATCCCTCAAACCGGGTCCTTCTCAAACCAAGGACCAACCGCTTTCCTCAACAACCCGAAACTCTGCGGGTTCCCTCTACAAAAGCCATGTAAGAACGGTGAGAAAACCTCGCCGGAGAGTAAAAAGTCGCCGGAGAATAATACGGATTCAAGAAAAGGGCTAAGCACGGGACTGATAGTGTTGATCTCTGTAGCTGATGCTGCTAGTGTTGCCCTAATAGGGCTGGTGATAGTTTACTTGTACTGGAAGAAAAAAGACTCTGAAGGAGGATGCAGCTGCACAGGTAACGAGAAACTCGGCGGCGGTACCGAGAAAGGCAAAACTTGCTGCTGCGTCGGTGGGTTTCCGAAGGAAGAGGATTCAGAAGCGGAGGATAACGAGAGGGGCGGAGAGGGTAGAGGAGAAGGGGAGCTTGTGGCAATCGATAAAGGGTTCTCATTTGAGCTAGACGAGCTTCTGAGAGCTTCTGCTTATGTTCTTGGGAAGAGTGGGTTGGGGATAGTGTACAAAGTGGTGCTCGGAAACGGAGCTCCGGTGGCGGTACGGCGGCTTGGAGAAGGAGGAGAACAGAGGTATAAGGAGTTTGTGACGGAGGTTCAAGCGATGGGGAAGGTGAAGCATCCTAATGTGGTGAAGCTGAGAGCTTATTATTGGGCTCCTGATGAGAAGCTATTGATCAGTGACTTCGTCAATAACGGCAGTTTAGCTGATGCACTTAGAG GGAGGAATAGTCAACCATCACCTAGCCTAACATGGTCAACGCGACTAAAGATCGCAAAAGGAGCGGCACGTGGGCTAGCATATCTACACGAATGCAGCCCAAGAAAGTTGATACACGGCGACGTCAAGCCTTCCAACATCCTTCTCGACTCTTCCTTCACCCCTTACATCTCCGACTTCGGCCTCACGCGTCTCATCACCATCACCGCGCCTTCAGGCGAACCATCCTCCTCCTCTGGGACCGGCGGTTTCTTAGGCGGAGCTCTCCCTTACACTTCTATCAAACCGTCAGATAGATCCAACGGCTACAAAGCTCCCGAGGCTCGTCTCCCTGGAAGCAAGCCTGCTCAGAAATGGGACGTGTACTCGTTTGGTGTTGTCCTTATGGAGATTCTTACCGGGAAGTCGCCGGATTCGTCGCCGCTGAGCTCGTCCTCGTCGTCCACGGGGGTTGCTGAGGTGACGGATTTGGTGAAGTGGGTGAGGAAAGGGTTTGAAGAGGAGACTCCATTGTCGGATATGGTTGATCCAATGTTGCTTCAAGAAGTTCACGCTAAGCAACAGGTCTTGTCTGTATTCCATCTTGCTCTTGCGTGTACTGAAAGTGACCCTGAAGTTCGTCCACGTATGAAGAACGTCTCCGAGAACATCGACAGAATATGA
- the LOC106378923 gene encoding PHD finger protein 3-like, giving the protein MEKHEFLELFEAATKAAKSASRGDVKSSCPAVSRCVEAIKRLREAPESLACELVVDRKYTQIGKSHGLFTEHKNPRIQSEGKILYSLWLRYLYATGRKQSSRPRDRTVVKNKKKLVEEKMVSTTTGDSNRDKVREILNKSLSKVAVEMKEGVVSCDSWSVAASVESAMFERLGSFEGTQKAKYRSILFNMGDSSNPDLRRKVMFGEISGERLVTMEKEEMASHKIQLQVQNIKEKARAREENRVKSMMMFQSDTMIMT; this is encoded by the coding sequence atggAGAAGCATGAGTTCTTAGAACTGTTTGAAGCTGCAACCAAAGCTGCAAAATCTGCTTCGAGAGGAGACGTTAAGAGTTCTTGTCCTGCGGTCTCTAGGTGCGTCGAAGCCATAAAGCGTTTGAGAGAAGCTCCCGAGTCTCTTGCTTGCGAGTTGGTTGTCGATCGCAAATACACTCAGATTGGAAAGAGTCACGGCCTTTTCACTGAGCACAAAAACCCTAGAATCCAATCCGAGGGAAAGATTCTTTACTCTCTTTGGCTCAGATATCTCTACGCAACGGGGAGGAAACAGAGCTCACGACCTCGTGATCGGACGGTGgtgaagaataagaagaagctTGTGGAGGAGAAGATGGTCTCGACGACGACGGGGGATTCTAACCGGGACAAAGTGCGTGAGATTCTTAACAAGTCCTTGTCTAAAGTGGCTGTTGAGATGAAGGAAGGAGTGGTTTCTTGCGATTCTTGGAGTGTGGCTGCTTCGGTTGAATCTGCTATGTTTGAGAGACTAGGTTCTTTCGAGGGGACTCAAAAAGCAAAGTACAGATCCATTCTTTTTAACATGGGAGATAGCAGCAACCCAGACTTGAGAAGGAAAGTGATGTTCGGTGAGATCAGTGGAGAAAGACTGGTGACgatggagaaagaagagatggcTAGCCACAAGATTCAGTTGCAAGTTCAAAACATCAAAGAGAAAGCCAGAGCTAGGGAAGAGAATCGAGTCAAGAGTATGATGATGTTTCAGTCAGACACTATGATCATGACTTGA
- the LOC106454172 gene encoding small ribosomal subunit biogenesis GTPase RsgA 1, mitochondrial-like — MQISSLSIIRHSSPLFLRRAAIHHGGHVARLGIRRSFHLLTLSARRDNPDVSRKPQPSKNMLRAKHIGKDHSSLAPVLSPDHNPSLLPSQAIGTVATAQANFMRVVVKDGDGEGDDRSSSSSSSKDGVELLCVVRAVLKKIRRRVLVGDKVLVGSIDWVDRRGMIENVFQRRSEILDPPVANVDHLLVLFSLDQPKLEPFTLTRFLVEAESTGIPLTLALNKCELITEEELESWKMRLRGWNYEPFFCSVGTKEGLDAIAFVLRNQTSVIVGPSGVGKSSLINILRSSSGGGDVEDENWFEPIIGNKWFEDQRVGEVSTRSGRGKHTTRNVSLLPITEGGYLADTPGFNQPSLLKVTKHSLALCFPEIRKMIEEEKCGFKDCLHIGEPGCVVKGEWERYPYYLQLLDEIRVREEFQLRTFGTKREGDVRYKVGGMGVKQAEPRLQPKKHRRESRKKVKQTMISELDEYEDEESDLDIEDDPIVQAIENEKER, encoded by the exons ATGCAGATATCGTCTCTCTCCATCATCCGCCACTCTTCTCCTCTCTTCCTCCGTCGCGCGGCGATTCACCACGGCGGACACGTAGCTCGACTCGGAATCCGCCGCAGCTTCCATCTCCTCACACTCTCAGCTCGACGAGACAACCCCGATGTCTCCAGAAAACCCCAGCCGAGCAAAAACATGCTCAGAGCCAAGCACATCGGCAAAGACCACTCCTCCTTAGCTCCCGTTCTCTCTCCCGACCACAATCCTTCGCTCTTACCTTCTCAGGCCATCGGCACCGTCGCCACCGCTCAGGCGAACTTCATGCGCGTCGTCGTCAAGGACGGAGACGGAGAGGGAGACGatcgttcttcttcttcgtcgtcgtctAAGGACGGAGTTGAGCTGCTCTGCGTGGTGAGAGCAGTGCTGAAGAAGATAAGGAGGAGAGTGCTGGTTGGGGATAAGGTTCTCGTGGGGTCAATCGATTGGGTTGATCGGAGAGGGATGATTGAGAATGTGTTCCAGCGGAGGTCAGAGATTCTTGATCCTCCTGTGGCGAATGTTGATCACTTGCTTGTTCTTTTCTCTCTTGATCAGCCCAAGCTTGAGCCGTTTACTCTCACTAGGTTCTTGGTGGAGGCTGAGTCCACTGGGATTCCGCTCACTCTTGCCTTGAACAAATGCGAACTCATCACCGAAGAG GAATTGGAATCTTGGAAGATGAGACTGCGTGGATGGAACTACGAACCGTTCTTTTGCAGTGTGGGAACTAAAGAGGGGCTTGATGCGATTGCGTTCGTCTTGAGGAATCAGACTTCTGTGATTGTTGGACCTAGTGGTGTTGGGAAGTCGagtttaatcaatatattgagGAGCAGCTCTGGTGGTGGTGACGTTGAAGACGAGAATTGGTTTGAGCCT ATAATAGGTAATAAGTGGTTTGAAGATCAGAGAGTTGGTGAAGTTTCAACTAGAAGTGGTAGAGGCAAACACACAACGAGGAATGTGTCGCTGCTGCCGATTACTGAAGGTGGTTATCTCGCTGATACTCCTGGATTTAACCAGCCTAGTTTGCTGAAAGTAACCAAGCATTCACTTGCACTGTGTTTCCCTGAG atAAGGAAAATGATAGAGGAAGAGAAATGTGGATTCAAAGATTGCTTGCATATCGGAGAACCAGGATGTGTAGTGAAAGGAGAGTGGGAAAGGTATCCTTACTACCTACAACTGCTTGATGAGATCAGAGTCAGGGAGGAGTTTCAACTCAGGACTTTTGGAACCAAAAGGGAAGGCGATGTTAG GTACAAAGTGGGAGGGATGGGTGTGAAACAAGCTGAACCAAGGCTACAGCCGAAGAAGCATAGGAGAGAGTCGAGGAAGAAGGTTAAACAAACAATGATTAGTGAGCTAGACGAGTACGAAGATGAAGAGAGTGACTTGGACATAGAGGACGACCCAATTGTCCAAGCCATTGAGAACGAGAAAGAAAGATGA
- the LOC125576287 gene encoding transcription elongation factor TFIIS-like, which produces MEKHEFLELFEAATKAAKSALRGDVKNSPAVSRCVEAIKRLREAPESLACEMVIDRKYPQIGKSHGLFTEHKNPRIQSEGKILYSLWLRYLYATGRKQSSRPRDRTVVKNKKKLVEEEMVSRTTTGDSNRDKVREILHKSLSKVAVEIKEGVVSCDSWSVAASVESAMFEKLGSFEGTQKIKYRSILFNMGNSSNPDLRRKVLFGEISGERLVTMEKEEMASHKIQLEVQKIKEKARDKEENRVKSMIMFQSDSMIMT; this is translated from the coding sequence atggAGAAGCATGAGTTCTTAGAACTGTTTGAAGCTGCAACCAAAGCTGCAAAATCTGCTTTGAGAGGAGACGTTAAGAACTCTCCTGCGGTCTCTAGGTGCGTCGAAGCCATAAAGCGTTTGAGAGAAGCTCCCGAGTCACTTGCTTGCGAGATGGTCATCGATCGCAAATACCCTCAAATTGGAAAGAGTCACGGCCTTTTCACGGAGCACAAAAACCCTAGAATCCAATCCGAGGGAAAGATTCTTTACTCTCTTTGGCTCAGATATCTCTACGCAACGGGGAGGAAACAGAGCTCACGACCTCGTGATCGGACGGTGgtgaagaataagaagaagctTGTGGAGGAGGAGATGGTTTCGAGGACGACGACTGGGGATTCTAACCGAGACAAAGTGCGTGAGATTCTTCACAAGTCCTTGTCTAAAGTGGCTGTTGAGATAAAGGAAGGAGTGGTTTCTTGCGATTCTTGGAGTGTGGCCGCGTCCGTTGAATCTGCAATGTTTGAGAAACTAGGTTCTTTTGAAGGGACTCAAAAAATAAAGTACAGATCGATTCTTTTCAACATGGGAAATAGCAGCAACCCAGACCTGAGAAGGAAAGTGCTGTTCGGTGAGATCAGTGGAGAGAGGCTGGTGACgatggagaaagaagagatggcTAGCCACAAGATTCAGTTGGAAGTTCaaaaaatcaaagagaaagCCAGAGATAAGGAAGAGAATCGAGTGAAGAGTATGATCATGTTTCAGTCAGACAGTATGATCATGACTTAA
- the LOC106454197 gene encoding p21-activated protein kinase-interacting protein 1-like: protein MSIIAGSYERFIWGFKLKPTKHDADTQTLTLSPLFSYPSHISSITTVACSGPAAASGGSDDTIHLYDLPSASSLGSLLDHNHTASITALSFYTPSSLSFPRNLISAAADGSVAIFDTDPFVLLKSFRPHKKAVNDLSIHPSGKLALAVYRDECFAMLNLVRGKRSFCCRLGHEASLVKFDPSGERFFMVVNSKVGVHQSEDAKLLLELDNGSRKRILCASPGDSGTLFTAGEDRAITAWDTNSGKLAYSIQDAHPARIKGVVTLTRNENDGASEDPYLVASASSDGIIRVWDMRMAAKENAKPLAETNTKSRLTCLAGSALKSMRRPQIGNQKAQKLEEGLNTE, encoded by the exons atGAGCATCATCGCAGGCTCCTACGAGAGATTCATATGGGGTTTCAAGCTTAAACCCACAAAGCACGACGCCGACACTCAAACCCTAACCCTCTCCCCTCTCTTCTCCTACCCTTCCCACATCTCCTCCATCACCACCGTCGCTTGCTCCGGCCCCGCCGCTGCTTCCGGCGGCTCCGACGACACTATCCACCTCTACGACCTCCCTTCCGCCTCCTCCCTCGGCTCCCTCCTCGACCACAACCACACCGCTTCGATCACCGCCCTCTCCTTCTACACTCCCTCCTCCCTCTCCTTCCCTCGCAATCTCATCTCCGCCGCCGCCGATGGCTCCGTGGCCATCTTCGACACGGACCCTTTTGTCCTCCTCAAGTCCTTTCGTCCTCACAAGAAGGCTGTCAACGATCTATCGATTCACCCTTCTGGGAAGCTCGCTTTGGCTGTTTACCGTGACGAGTGCTTTGCGATGTTGAATCTTGTGAGGGGGAAGAGGAGTTTTTGTTGTAGGTTGGGGCACGAGGCGAGTCTTGTGAAGTTTGATCCGAGTGGGGAGAGGTTCTTCATGGTGGTGAATAGTAAAGTTGGTGTTCATCAGAGTGAAGATGCTAAGCTTCTTCTTGAGCTGGACAATGGTAGCCGTAAGCGTATACTCTGTGCTTCTCCTGGGGAC AGTGGGACTCTGTTTACAGCTGGTGAGGATAGGGCCATAACAGCTTGGGACACAAATAGCGGGAAGCTTGCTTATTCCATACAAGATGCTCACCCAGCTCGGATCAAGGGTGTCGTCACGCTTACTAGGAATGAAAATGACGGTGCGTCGGAAGATCCGTACTTGGTTGCTTCTGCATCTTCTGATGGGATCATACGAGTTTGGGACATGCGAATGGCTGCTAAAGAGAATGCAAAACCATTAGCCGAGACAAACACTAAATCAAGGCTTACTTGTCTTGCCGGGTCAGCTCTTAAAT CTATGAGACGGCCACAGATTGGAAATCAAAAAGCTCAGAAGCTAGAGGAAGGGCTGAACACAGAATGA
- the LOC106353938 gene encoding 60S ribosomal protein L17-2-like yields MPFCTYIVSSQLFLYLLLAAAMVKYSQEPDNQTKSCKARGSDLRVHFKNTRETAHAIRKLPLLKAKRYLEDVIAHKQAIPFTRFCRGVGRTAQAKNRHSNGQGRWPAKSAQFVLDLLKNAESNAEVKGLDVDALFISHIQVNQAAKQRRRTYRAHGRINPYMSNPCHIELILSEKEESVKKEPETQLAAKSKKSTA; encoded by the exons ATGCCGTTTTGCACATATATAGTCTCTTCACAACTATTTCTCTATCTTCTGTTAGCCGCAGCCATG GTGAAGTACTCGCAAGAACCCGACAACCAGACCAAGT CTTGCAAGGCTAGAGGATCCGATCTTAGGGTCCACTTCAAG AACACTCGCGAAACAGCGCACGCCATCAGGAAGCTACCATTGCTCAAGGCCAAGAGGTACCTTGAGGATGTGATAGCTCACAAGCAGGCGATCCCCTTCACCCGTTTCTGCAGAGGTGTTGGAAGGACTGCCCAAGCTAAGAACAGGCACTCCAATGGTCAGGGACGTTGGCCTGCTAAGTCTGCTCAGTTCGTTCTTGATTTGCTCAAGAATGCTGAGAGCAATGCTGAGGTGAAGGGTTTGGATGTTGATGCGCTCTTCATTTCGCACATTCAAGTGAACCAGGCTGCAAAGCAGAGGAGAAGGACTTACCGTGCTCACGGAAGAATCAACC CTTACATGTCCAACCCATGTCACATTGAATTGATTCTGTCGGAGAAGGAAGAGTCTGTCAAGAAAGAG CCGGAGACGCAGTTGGCAGCCAAGTCGAAGAAATCAACCGCTTAA